A region of Tigriopus californicus strain San Diego chromosome 7, Tcal_SD_v2.1, whole genome shotgun sequence DNA encodes the following proteins:
- the LOC131883697 gene encoding serine/arginine repetitive matrix protein 2-like, translating to MSGTRRPQRDCARQAAQVWQSLTHRPRSVVSASDSPTPKPLTPAFQPTRSTRTRAATTLKNRQGEPGPPAVSPVTQPRSATGRRRRAPRKTAVKTTPVAQRARRNRAPPPEQPSERPEPSSEVSSPTKKQESLASDTRKKKPTRKAQVKPIEAGDGQKLDSSQARLSLPPKNASPAQIQAFLASRPKLPVYRKANLLSGSKLDHSQTENDIYDVQTYGTEEFGPEPQIQAKKKKAKRRAKKQPGDIILTFGQRARENVAPILKEIKNLKTPQPVAKKALVRKPLNPVNVPVNRVPPHQSPATTIHRHPSGSSQYPPNSGNISPARSSFGYTRDCDDFMPSCHDHSHPSESLGVPPPSNTSLCVPEFQPNSSPARNSTLNATKEPITKCYKTPIVPRHVRKPEGKVSTPRADERHAKGALPDNLSTQELVKMAFGFDESSEDEELDNTENESLFGISPVRGHGVNNFMSPSASMIHQSKPKLLSVVKTRKKTGEPYRFVIPAKPNANRSNSKSEISSRFPSNVSKSIVNSETTASQAKRIDGGLNPNPKYSSTNLSHESNRVIPKPQIKVIRPPDENVSADNQSDPSLYGDIEEEISKIPAMDCSASVGNDSLVNPAGPTEGLTDMKENEIEDEQDEDEEEEGAPDAFTMLKNESLNQSLGKKACLRKRSKKSKTVCPVAKESPIEKATKQTLIYEMVPNATFGEKKQMKTNKRKISESRNPEQQVDLESEEKTEPREKKQKTGKTYCKRTINTSVTTSPVKKPLRKDKKFEAWATLQTSHFGEVEGFDLSFG from the exons ATGTCCGGCACCCGCCGTCCTCAACGCGATTGCGCCCGTCAGGCGGCTCAAGTGTGGCAAAGTCTGACCCACCGTCCCAGATCGGTCGTGTCCGCTTCGGATTCACCCACGCCCAAACCCCTTACCCCGGCCTTCCAGCCCACTCGCTCCACTCGGACCCGTGCTGCCACCACCCTTAAGAACCGGCAGGGCGAGCCGGGCCCGCCGGCGGTTTCGCCAGTGACGCAGCCCAGGTCCGCTACGGGGCGACGGCGTCGAGCCCCGCGAAAGACCGCCGTCAAGACCACCCCAGTGGCTCAGCGGGCTCGACGAAACCGTGCACCACCGCCTGAGCAGCCGTCTGAGCGGCCTGAGCCCAGTTCCGAAGTGTCCAGCCCGACGAAGAAGCAGGAAAGTCTGGCCTCAGACACCCGGAAAAAGAAGCCCACTCGAAAGGCCCAAGTTAAGCCCATTGAGGCGGGAGATGGCCAAAAGTTAGATAGCTCCCAGGCTCGGTTGAGTTTGCCACCCAAGAATGCCAGTCCGGCTCAAATTCAAGCGTTTTTGGCCAGCCGACCCAAATTGCCCGTGTATCGTAAAGCCAATCTTTTGTCGGGCTCTAAATTGGACCACAGTCAGACGGAGAACGATATATATGATGTCCAAACTTATGGCACGGAAGAATTCGGGCCCGAGCCTCAAATCcaggccaagaagaagaaggccaaaagaCGAGCGAAAAAGCAACCCGGCGACATCATTTTGACGTTTGGCCAGCGTGCTCGAGAAAATGTGGCGCCCATTCTGAAAGagatcaaaaacttgaaaacgcCCCAGCCCGTTGCCAAGAAAGCCCTTGTTCGGAAGCCCTTGAATCCGGTCAACGTGCCGGTCAATCGTGTTCCTCCGCACCAAAGCCCTGCCACCACAATCCATCGACACCCCTCCGGCAGTTCGCAATACCCGCCCAATTCGGGCAATATCAGCCCCGCCCGCAGCTCATTTGGTTACACTCGCGATTGCGATGATTTCATGCCCTCATGTCACGACCATTCTCACCCCTCTGAATCCTTGGGAGTACCTCCACCCTCAAATACGAGTCTATGCGTGCCAGAATTTCAGCCGAATAGCTCGCCAGCTCGAAATTCTACCTTGAACGCGACCAAAGAGCCCATCACCAAATGCTACAAAACACCTATAGTGCCCCGACACGTTAGAAAGCCCGAGGGCAAAGTATCTACTCCACGAGCGGATGAAAGACATGCCAAAGGCGCCTTGCCTGACAATCTTTCCACGCAAGAACTGGTCAAAATGGCCTTTGGATTTGACGAAAGCTCCGAAGATGAGGAGCTCGATAACACGGAGAATGAGAGTCTTTTTGGTATTTCGCCCGTGCGAGGACACGGGGTGAATAATTTCATGTCACCCTCGGCCAGTATGATCCACCAATCCAAACCTAAGCTACTTTCTGTGGTTaagacgagaaaaaaaacgggTGAACCGTACCGCTTTGTTATCCCCGCCAAGCCTAACGCCAATCGCAGCAATAGTAAAAGTGAAATCAGCTCGAGATTCCCGTCAAATGTTTCGAAATCCATAGTAAATTCCGAGACCACTGCATCGCAAGCCAAACGCATCGATGGTGGCTTGAATCCTAATCCCAAGTATTCGTCGACCAATTTAAGCCACGAATCTAATCGAGTGATTCCCAAACCTCAAATTAAAGTGATTCGTCCTCCCGATGAAAATGTGTCGGCCGACAACCAATCCGACCCCAGTTTGTATGGGGACATTGAGGAAGAAATTTCCAAAATTCCAGCAATGGATTGTTCGGCGTCGGTTGGAAATGACTCCTTGGTAAACCCTGCGGGTCCCACTGAAGGTTTAACCGAtatgaaagaaaacgaaatcGAAGATGAGCAAgatgaggacgaagaagaggaaggagcGCCCGATGCATTTACGATGTTGAAAAACGAGTCTTTGAATCAGAGTTTAGGGAAAAAGGCTTGTCTTagaaaaagatcgaaaaagtCGAAGACAGTTTGTCCTGTTGCGAAGGAATCCCCAATTGAAAAGGCCACCAAGCAAACTTTGATCTACGAAATGGTTCCAAATGCCACGTTTGGAGAGAAAAAGCAGATGAAAAccaacaaaaggaaaatatcGGAGTCCAG GAATCCCGAACAACAAGTCGACCTTGAATCTGAGGAGAAAACGGAGCCCCGtgagaagaaacagaaaaCTGGCAAAACCTATTGCAAACGAACCATAAACACATCGGTGACCACATCACCTGTCAAGAAACCCTTGAGAAAG GACAAGAAATTCGAGGCGTGGGCCACTTTACAAACATCGCATTTCGGTGAGGTTGAAGGGTTCGACCTCTCGTTTGGTTAA
- the LOC131883699 gene encoding histone PARylation factor 1-like, translating into MSSALPMSNPGLAHRPVCKYGRECYQKNPMHHEKFQHPTSQEQQKENQAMAANKRATPPPDDSAGEASQPTMDQSSPLKKSKMDDDGHEATQDAKDQADVNLISANTPLNPVADPDDPPELPASPMDMKANLKQKFLMDYPPDFYCFWQFCQERNRDHPELALVDTCGLRLTGPFDVLAGAWTGTARRPSADYLAHARYFYDPPEFQTVLASADERQLFHIGYFRDDPAALPDFVASNDPAQDCRLNVMGDNLFAAVYRYVMDVMRDAEPFRQTALEKLKAALHVYTTMKIQDHDFSLDLRTPKIKSRERRKVATTFQGVGLVVPYNKETQVGYREIPETTASLKRIFKNINEASTEEKRAQAMDVLQELMTNVQFANDEGDPGMSVELGLNAFATGGPHLHGSIEHLLGVGYELMDRPEYAQVIRAHLKRRNDGGLTCSRFIIGKYKC; encoded by the coding sequence ATGTCCTCCGCCCTACCCATGTCCAATCCGGGGCTAGCCCATCGTCCGGTTTGCAAGTACGGCCGTGAGTGTTATCAAAAGAATCCCATGCATCACGAGAAGTTTCAACATCCAACCAGCCAAGAACAGCAGAAGGAAAATCAAGCCATGGCGGCCAACAAGCGGGCCACGCCCCCACCCGATGACTCGGCCGGCGAGGCCTCTCAACCGACCATGGATCAGTCCTCGCCGCTCAAGAAATCCAAAATGGACGACGACGGACATGAAGCTACCCAGGACGCCAAAGACCAGGCTGATGTCAACCTCATCAGCGCCAACACGCCCCTGAACCCTGTGGCGGATCCCGACGACCCACCCGAGTTGCCCGCTTCACCCATGGACATGAAGGCCAACCTGAAACAGAAATTCCTAATGGATTATCCTCCGgatttttattgcttttggCAGTTCTGTCAGGAACGGAATCGCGATCATCCAGAATTGGCCTTGGTCGACACCTGCGGTTTGCGATTAACCGGGCCCTTCGATGTTCTGGCTGGGGCCTGGACTGGGACGGCTCGTCGTCCATCGGCCGACTATCTGGCTCATGCGCGGTATTTCTACGATCCGCCGGAGTTTCAAACCGTGCTGGCGTCGGCCGATGAGCGGCAGCTCTTTCACATCGGATATTTCCGGGACGATCCGGCCGCGTTGCCAGATTTCGTAGCGTCGAATGATCCGGCTCAGGATTGTCGGCTTAATGTCATGGGTGATAATTTGTTCGCAGCCGTGTATCGCTATGTAATGGACGTGATGCGCGACGCCGAACCGTTCAGACAAACAGCCTTGGAGAAACTTAAGGCTGCGCTTCATGTCTATACCACCATGAAGATCCAAGACCACGATTTCAGCTTGGATCTCCGCACGCCCAAGATAAAAAGCCGAGAGCGCCGAAAGGTGGCCACCACCTTTCAAGGTGTGGGCTTGGTCGTGCCTTATAATAAAGAGACCCAGGTGGGATACCGTGAAATTCCCGAGACAACGGCTTCGCTGAAACGGATTTTTAAGAATATCAACGAGGCGAGCACTGAAGAAAAACGCGCACAGGCCATGGACGTTTTGCAAGAACTCATGaccaatgttcaatttgccaaCGATGAGGGCGATCCGGGCATGAGCGTGGAATTGGGTCTAAATGCATTTGCGACGGGGGGACCTCATCTACATGGATCCATTGAGCATTTATTAGGGGTGGGCTACGAGTTGATGGATCGGCCAGAATATGCCCAGGTCATACGGGCTCATCTCAAGCGGCGGAATGACGGTGGGCTAACGTGTTCAAGATTCATAATTGGAAAGTATAAATGCTAG
- the LOC131883418 gene encoding LOW QUALITY PROTEIN: uncharacterized protein LOC131883418 (The sequence of the model RefSeq protein was modified relative to this genomic sequence to represent the inferred CDS: deleted 1 base in 1 codon) → MSVVDEALPDMSALNPVMPDEPPAMAMNPLDSSDPSGSGQAVEPPNRLWLRPPPRTPSHSCLRVKATLTRVQCRGASASAGAGSARRGPGSTAANGGGPKTGYKTVLCQFYLQGTCEKADQCLYAHGTSQLRNSAGLEIKDVQSSKTKTIVCAKFLQYGSCPFGPQCSYAHGVNDLQKSVESRPNQGNAQSHAYFKTELCKMFMSGMYCSYENECQFAHGKHELRPKPKIDPKSIKPEERLKMAEKNKRSPFYKTRPCEGFRQNGKCDFDDICNFAHGEAELRPMPNMNETGFPSPAEKTRSPKPNLQDSMCKNVPHCQFGDSCKFAHSPMEMMRAQGPPGGMGGPVPPVHMGGAPRNGDFFKVSMCKNMEQGECQFGPTCRYAHHPSELRPNPIVSGATSANTLTTEASFNQNSVRMAEVGRATPSHGYAASPRTSGRPSHTSNYKTVMCREKSSTGVCPRGTSCHFAHSPMELRRPLDAAAVSGHPAAGSMPPYGVGPRPGPPRPGPFPPHSNPRYKTSLCQNFMATGNCERQGGCIFAHGPADLRPAQPRGVGPPSGAMGLVQWVPQGPGIRPPSQYPAY, encoded by the exons ATGTCCGTCGTGGACGAAGCGCTGCCGGACATGAGCGCGCTCAACCCCGTCATGCCCGACGAACCGCCGGCCATGGCCATGAATCCCCTGGACTCGTCCGATCCGAGCGGGTCCGGCCAGGCCGTGGAGCCGCCGAATCGACTATGGCTTCGGCCACCGCCCCGGACGCCATCTCACAGCTGTCTCAGAGTCAAAGCGACTCTGACCCGAGTGCAGTGCCGTGGCGCCAGTGCCAGTGCCGGGGCGGGGAGTGCGCGGCGGGGGCCGGGGAGTACGGCGGCCAATGGCGGAGGCCCCAAGACGGGCTACAAGACGGTGTTGTGTCAGTTCTACTTGCAAGGCACCTGTGAGAAGGCCGATCAATGTTTGTACGCCCATGGAACGAGTCAATTGCGGAATAGCGCGGGTCTGGAAATCAAGGATGTCCAATCCAGCAAGACCAAGACAATAGTGTGCGCCAAGTTCTTGCAGTACGGCTCGTGTCCGTTCGGCCCGCAGTGTTCATACGCCCACGGCGTCAATGATTTGCAGAAAAGTGTTGAAAGCCGC CCCAACCAGGGCAACGCCCAATCTCACGCTTATTTCAAGACCGAGCTTTGCAAGATGTTTATGTCGGGCATGTATTGTTCGTATGAAAACGAATGTCAATTCGCCCACGGCAAGCACGAGCTCCGACCCAAGCCCAAAATCGACCCCAAGTCCATCAAACCCGAGGAGCGTCTCAAGATGGCCGAGAAGAACAAACGCAGTCCATTCTACAAGACCCGGCCTTGCGAAGGTTTCCGGCAGAACGGCAAATGCGACTTTGACGACATCTGCAACTTTGCCCACGGCGAGGCTGAACTCCGCCCTATGCCCAACATGAACGAAACCGGATTCCCTAGTCCAGCTGAGAAAACGCGCTCTCCAAAGCCCAACCTACAAGACAGCATGTGCAAAAATGTACCCCATTGCCAATTTGGCGACAGTTGCAAGTTTGCCCATTCACCGATGGAAATGATGAGAGCCCAAGGTCCGCCCGGCGGAATGGGCGGACCCGTGCCGCCGGTCCACATGGGCGGCGCACCGCGGAATGGCGATTTCTTCAAAGTGTCCATGTGCAAGAATATGGAGCAGGGCGAATGTCAATTTGGGCCCACCTGCCGTTATGCCCATCATCCGAGTGAGCTCCGACCCAACCCC ATTGTGAGCGGGGCGACGAGTGCAAATACGCTCACGACCGAAGCGAGCTTCAATCAGAATTCGGTCCGTATGGCGGAGGTGGGGAGGGCCACCCCCTCACATGGGTATGCCGCGTCCCCCCGGACCTCCGGTCGACCCAGCCACACGTCGAACTACAAAACAGTCATGTGTCGGGAGAAATCGAGCACGGGCGTCTGCCCACGTGGAACCTCCTGCCACTTTGCTCACTCTCCCATGGAGCTTCGACGACCTTTGGACGCCGCCGCCGTTTCAGGCCACCCCGCGGCCGGGAGCATGCCGCCGTACGGAGTTGGACCTCGACCCGGACCGCCGCGTCCGGGCCCTTTTCCGCCGCATTCGAACCCCCGATACAAGACAAGTTTGTGTCAAAACTTCATGGCTACGGGCAATTGCGAGCGTCAAGGAGGGTGCATATTCGCCCACGGACCGGCCGATCTCAGACCGGCCCAACCTCGAGGGGTTGGACCACCATCGGGCGCTATGGGCCTCGTCCAGTGGGTCCCCCAGGGCCCAGGAATCCGACCTCCATCACAATACCCCGCATATTAG